In one window of Bizionia sp. M204 DNA:
- the recO gene encoding DNA repair protein RecO, producing the protein MSASEKAIVLSKIKYRDNDLIVNCYTQHRGLSSYLIRGAFKSKRSGSIAYYQLLSQIEIVETYKPNQSLHYIKEVKSSFIYNTLHTNVIKSSIVLFLSEVLANVLKEEEQNNLLFDYLETALQWLDSEPNYANFHLLFLLKLTKYLGFYPDTDHVETGVFNLQSGYFEPSKTHIYAVSAENNTLLKELLGMNFDALNTVKLQAEQRQAFLNMLMQYYELHLGYFRKPKSLQIFNQVFR; encoded by the coding sequence ATGTCTGCATCAGAAAAAGCCATTGTACTATCAAAAATCAAATATCGTGATAATGATTTAATTGTCAACTGCTATACGCAACACAGAGGCTTGTCTAGTTATTTAATCCGCGGTGCGTTTAAAAGTAAGCGCTCTGGATCCATTGCCTATTACCAGTTATTGTCGCAGATTGAAATTGTAGAAACCTATAAGCCCAATCAGTCGCTTCATTATATAAAAGAAGTGAAATCGAGTTTTATTTATAACACACTTCACACCAACGTTATAAAGAGTAGTATCGTGTTATTTTTATCAGAAGTATTAGCCAATGTGTTAAAAGAGGAAGAACAGAATAATCTACTTTTCGATTATTTGGAAACCGCTTTACAATGGTTGGACTCTGAACCCAATTATGCTAATTTTCATTTGTTATTTCTTTTAAAGCTCACTAAATATTTGGGTTTTTATCCAGATACTGATCATGTAGAAACAGGTGTTTTTAATTTGCAATCGGGATATTTTGAACCGAGTAAAACCCATATATATGCGGTTTCAGCTGAAAACAATACCTTATTAAAAGAGTTGTTAGGCATGAATTTTGATGCCTTAAATACGGTTAAATTACAAGCAGAACAACGCCAAGCTTTCCTTAATATGCTTATGCAATATTATGAGTTACACTTGGGGTATTTTAGAAAACCAAAATCTCTGCAAATATTTAATCAAGTTTTTAGATAA
- a CDS encoding TonB-dependent siderophore receptor has product MKVQFVFSLCLLCVFFSQAQQITVLETDTNLPIPGVIISNTTESVITNLNGEAHLDAFSSQDILEFQADNYHLLELPKNQIQNNVITLKGRVGLDEVVISASKFEQSKRDIPQKIVNISAKEIQFDNPQTSADLLQETGNVYIQKSQLGGGSPMIRGFSTNRLLITVDGVRMNNAIFRGGNLQNVISIDPLSIQNTEITLGAGSVVYGSDAIGGVMGFYTKKPQLSYKDEIYIKGHALARYATANNEKTGHVDINFGLKKWAFLTSISYSDFDDLRMGSHGPTDYLRPEYVQTVNGIDEVIINENSKIQKPTGFNQFHAMQKVRFEADDDLLVDFGAYYSTTSDYPRYDRLIRYKNGNLRAAEWYYGPQAWFMTNLQVTQSNSKSMLYDKAQATFAFQHFKESRHDRDFQSVIKNNREEQVNAFSANLDLEKQLSPKTALFYGAEYVYNLVNSSGNEEDISTGISIPTVSRYPDGATWQSLAAYTSLKYKPTSELIFQTGIRYNQVLTKADFTENNAYLNLPFNTAEINSGAFTGTAGISWMPSNMIQWKLNASTAFRAPNVDDIGKVFDSEPGSVVVPNNNLKSEYAYGGELGLLLNFSDVVILDLATYYTFLDNALVRRDYTINGAAEILYDGEMSTVQAIQNASKAWIYGFEVGLNINFSKSVKFLSQYNIIGGTEEDDGIEVPIRHVAPRFGNAHVVWQKQRFKIDGFVNFNGELSYQQLAPSEQAKDYLYAKDSNGNPFSPSWYTLNVRTHYQFKDGIAVTAGLENVTDQRYKTYSSGIASPGRNFVVSLHYTL; this is encoded by the coding sequence ATGAAAGTTCAATTTGTTTTCAGTTTGTGTTTGCTTTGCGTGTTTTTTAGTCAAGCCCAGCAAATAACAGTTTTAGAAACAGATACCAACTTACCAATTCCTGGTGTTATCATTTCAAATACGACTGAATCTGTAATCACAAATCTAAATGGTGAGGCCCATTTGGATGCGTTTTCTAGTCAAGATATCCTAGAATTTCAAGCTGATAATTACCATCTTTTAGAGTTGCCCAAAAATCAAATTCAGAATAATGTCATCACATTAAAAGGTCGTGTTGGACTAGATGAGGTTGTAATTTCAGCTTCAAAATTCGAGCAAAGTAAACGCGATATTCCTCAAAAGATTGTCAATATTTCAGCTAAAGAAATCCAATTTGATAACCCACAAACAAGTGCTGATTTACTGCAGGAAACTGGAAATGTCTATATTCAAAAAAGTCAGTTAGGAGGTGGAAGCCCAATGATTCGTGGATTTTCAACTAACAGACTTTTAATTACCGTTGATGGTGTTCGGATGAATAATGCCATTTTTAGAGGTGGAAACCTTCAAAATGTTATTTCTATAGATCCCTTAAGTATTCAAAACACGGAAATTACGTTAGGAGCAGGTTCTGTAGTTTATGGTAGTGATGCCATAGGAGGCGTAATGGGTTTCTACACCAAAAAACCACAGTTATCCTATAAAGATGAGATTTATATTAAAGGTCATGCTTTAGCGCGATATGCAACAGCCAACAATGAAAAAACAGGTCATGTAGATATTAATTTTGGACTAAAAAAATGGGCGTTTTTAACCAGTATTAGTTATAGTGATTTTGACGATTTACGAATGGGAAGTCATGGCCCAACAGACTATTTACGCCCAGAATACGTACAAACCGTCAACGGTATAGATGAGGTGATTATAAATGAAAATTCTAAAATTCAAAAACCAACCGGTTTCAATCAATTTCATGCCATGCAAAAAGTCCGGTTTGAAGCTGACGATGACCTGCTTGTAGATTTTGGAGCCTATTATTCTACCACGTCAGATTATCCGCGTTATGATAGACTGATCCGATATAAAAATGGAAACTTAAGAGCGGCCGAATGGTACTATGGTCCGCAAGCATGGTTTATGACTAATTTGCAAGTTACGCAGTCCAATAGCAAATCTATGTTATATGATAAAGCTCAAGCTACATTTGCATTTCAACACTTTAAGGAAAGTCGTCATGATCGGGATTTTCAATCTGTTATAAAAAACAATAGGGAAGAGCAAGTAAATGCTTTTTCGGCAAACTTGGATTTGGAGAAACAATTAAGCCCTAAAACAGCCCTTTTTTATGGCGCCGAATATGTGTATAATTTGGTAAACTCTAGTGGTAACGAAGAGGATATTAGCACAGGAATTAGCATTCCAACGGTTTCTAGATATCCAGATGGTGCTACTTGGCAATCATTAGCTGCTTATACGAGTTTGAAATACAAGCCGACTTCCGAGCTTATTTTTCAAACCGGTATCCGCTATAATCAGGTTTTAACAAAAGCTGATTTCACAGAAAACAATGCCTATTTAAACTTGCCTTTTAATACAGCTGAAATTAATTCGGGTGCCTTTACGGGAACAGCTGGTATTAGCTGGATGCCTAGCAACATGATACAATGGAAATTGAATGCGTCAACCGCTTTTAGAGCGCCAAATGTTGATGATATTGGTAAGGTTTTCGATTCTGAACCAGGCAGTGTTGTGGTGCCCAATAATAATTTGAAATCGGAATATGCTTATGGTGGTGAATTGGGTTTACTCTTAAACTTTAGTGATGTGGTAATTTTAGATTTAGCCACGTATTACACATTTCTAGATAATGCTTTAGTTCGAAGAGATTATACCATAAACGGTGCAGCTGAAATTTTATATGATGGTGAAATGAGTACGGTTCAAGCTATTCAAAATGCATCAAAAGCATGGATTTATGGTTTTGAAGTGGGGCTAAATATCAATTTTTCAAAATCGGTTAAATTCTTATCACAGTACAATATTATAGGAGGCACGGAAGAAGATGACGGGATAGAAGTTCCTATTCGTCATGTTGCGCCACGCTTTGGTAATGCGCATGTAGTATGGCAAAAGCAACGTTTTAAAATTGATGGGTTTGTGAATTTTAATGGCGAATTATCATACCAACAATTAGCACCTTCAGAACAGGCTAAAGATTATTTATATGCCAAAGATTCCAATGGAAATCCTTTTTCACCTTCGTGGTACACCTTGAATGTCCGAACGCATTATCAATTTAAGGACGGTATTGCCGTTACAGCAGGATTGGAAAATGTTACGGATCAACGGTATAAAACCTATTCCTCCGGAATTGCATCTCCTGGAAGAAATTTTGTGGTGTCATTACATTATACGCTATAA